One region of Culex pipiens pallens isolate TS chromosome 2, TS_CPP_V2, whole genome shotgun sequence genomic DNA includes:
- the LOC120418134 gene encoding mantle protein-like isoform X1, which translates to MKAFVVLSVALAIASCAAVEQEAPKKDKRGLWELADNHYGFNDYAHHHTKVHHHTKEIVTKHVDRPYPVEVVKKVPYPVHVDRPYPVEVVKKVHVDRPVPYPVEVIKKVPVVVEKKVPYPVEVIKHVDRPYPVEVIKHVDRPYPVEVVKKVPYPVEVIKHVDRPYPVEVVKKVHVDRPVPYPVEVVKHVDRPYPVEVIKHVDRPYPVEVVKKVPVHVDRPVPYPVEVVKKVPVVVEKKVHVDRPVPYPVEVIKHVDRPVHVDRPVPYPVEVVKKVPVHVDRPVPFPIDRPYPVEVVKKVPYPVVQKEFVEVPKPYAVHVEKPVPVLVEKNHHHHVEKHWDQY; encoded by the exons ATGAAG GCGTTTGTGGTGTTGTCGGTGGCCCTGGCCATCGCATCCTGTGCGGCAGTCGAGCAAGAAGCGCCCAAGAAGGACAAGCGAGGCCTGTGGGAGCTCGCGGATAACCATTACGGGTTTAATGACTACGCGCATCATCACACCAAGGTGCATCACCACACCAAGGAGATCGTCACGAAGCACGTTGATCGACCGTACCCGGTTGAGGTTGTGAAGAAGGTTCCGTATCCAGTGCATGTTGACCGTCCTTACCCAGTGGAAGTCGTCAAGAAGGTTCATGTAGACCGTCCTGTCCCATACCCAGTGGAAGTGATCAAGAAGGTTCCAGTGGTTGTTGAAAAGAAGGTTCCGTATCCAGTGGAAGTCATCAAGCATGTCGACCGACCTTACCCAGTTGAAGTGATCAAGCATGTTGACCGTCCTTATCCAGTGGAGGTCGTCAAGAAGGTGCCATATCCAGTGGAAGTGATCAAGCATGTCGACCGACCTTACCCAGTTGAGGTTGTCAAGAAGGTTCACGTTGACCGTCCCGTCCCATATCCAGTGGAAGTCGTCAAGCATGTTGACCGTCCTTACCCAGTTGAAGTGATCAAGCATGTTGACCGTCCTTACCCAGTTGAGGTCGTTAAGAAGGTTCCGGTCCATGTTGACCGTCCCGTCCCTTATCCAGTGGAGGTCGTCAAGAAGGTCCCAGTTGTTGTGGAGAAGAAGGTTCATGTTGACCGTCCCGTTCCGTATCCAGTGGAAGTGATCAAGCATGTTGACCGTCCCGTCCACGTTGACCGACCTGTCCCATACCCAGTTGAGGTCGTCAAGAAG GTCCCAGTCCATGTTGACCGCCCTGTCCCATTCCCGATTGATCGTCCGTACCCCGTGGAGGTCGTCAAGAAGGTCCCGTACCCGGTTGTCCAGAAGGAGTTCGTCGAAGTGCCCAAGCCTTACGCAGTTCATGTCGAGAAGCCCGTCCCAGTGCTCGTCGAGAAGAACCACCATCACCACGTCGAGAAGCACTGGGATCAGTACTGA
- the LOC120418134 gene encoding mantle protein-like isoform X2: protein MKAFVVLSVALAIASCAAVEQEAPKKDKRGLWELADNHYGFNDYAHHHTKVHHHTKEIVTKHVDRPYPVEVVKKVPYPVHVDRPYPVEVVKKVHVDRPVPYPVEVIKKVPVVVEKKVPYPVEVIKHVDRPYPVEVIKHVDRPYPVEVVKKVPYPVEVIKHVDRPYPVEVVKKVHVDRPVPYPVEVVKHVDRPYPVEVIKHVDRPYPVEVVKKVPVHVDRPVPYPVEVVKKVPVVVEKKVHVDRPVPYPVEVIKHVDRPVHVDRPVPYPVEVVKKVPVHVDRPVPFPIDRPYPVEVVKKVPYPVVQKEFVEVPKPYAVHVEKPVPVLVEKNHHHHVEKHWDQY, encoded by the exons ATGAAG GCGTTTGTGGTGTTGTCGGTGGCCCTGGCCATCGCATCCTGTGCGGCAGTCGAGCAAGAAGCGCCCAAGAAGGACAAGCGAGGCCTGTGGGAGCTCGCGGATAACCATTACGGGTTTAATGACTACGCGCATCATCACACCAAGGTGCATCACCACACCAAGGAGATCGTCACGAAGCACGTTGATCGACCGTACCCGGTTGAGGTTGTGAAGAAGGTTCCGTATCCAGTGCATGTTGACCGTCCTTACCCAGTGGAAGTCGTCAAGAAGGTTCATGTAGACCGTCCTGTCCCATACCCAGTGGAAGTGATCAAGAAGGTTCCAGTGGTTGTTGAAAAGAAGGTTCCGTATCCAGTGGAAGTCATCAAGCATGTCGACCGACCTTACCCAGTTGAAGTGATCAAGCATGTTGACCGTCCTTATCCAGTGGAGGTCGTCAAGAAGGTGCCATATCCAGTGGAAGTGATCAAGCATGTCGACCGACCTTACCCAGTTGAGGTTGTCAAGAAGGTTCACGTTGACCGTCCCGTCCCATATCCAGTGGAAGTCGTCAAGCATGTTGACCGTCCTTACCCAGTTGAAGTGATCAAGCATGTTGACCGTCCTTACCCAGTTGAGGTCGTTAAGAAGGTTCCGGTCCATGTTGACCGTCCCGTCCCTTATCCAGTGGAGGTCGTCAAGAAGGTCCCAGTTGTTGTGGAGAAGAAGGTTCATGTTGACCGTCCCGTTCCGTATCCAGTGGAAGTGATCAAGCATGTTGACCGTCCCGTCCACGTTGACCGACCTGTCCCATACCCAGTTGAG GTCGTGAAGAAGGTCCCAGTCCATGTTGACCGCCCTGTCCCATTCCCGATTGATCGTCCGTACCCCGTGGAGGTCGTCAAGAAGGTCCCGTACCCGGTTGTCCAGAAGGAGTTCGTCGAAGTGCCCAAGCCTTACGCAGTTCATGTCGAGAAGCCCGTCCCAGTGCTCGTCGAGAAGAACCACCATCACCACGTCGAGAAGCACTGGGATCAGTACTGA
- the LOC120418125 gene encoding uncharacterized protein LOC120418125 isoform X2 yields MSTPAKNLINDLLPIELFDQIFSHLTPAQQFTAMTTCTHWFQILGHDRYRRRLLLNPTTLTDDLSPGDLHWMKQFRLIAISDCGPFGGFPHLLTEFVDQELRDHVEDLQFGLEWIDWEDFLRDSRWPALRTLTIEAPRMEIPDAGEMRLIAPNLRRIEVADVTESVAELVQGFCDQLEEVCTVVRSMNDFEFIFGTKVFGRLRSVALKTSMWKDSEVWTDRDLTEANLKMFSGLRHLKVTDWEEKFKPVLPTILGQTTELDTLTIKGCAISCTSVRQISKMKNLRMLNLSCKVEETAPISLPLLQKLTTCYGAVLPVEVVPNLNWIQIKSLTLRDTKVEHAFLKDLMDQICTLINLNVLKFVEIKVTDSEISRLLSTLKNLRTIQFEHCLLFKDRDSTKKEDILDWSKQLKHQHPNIAFAFTNCRYL; encoded by the exons ATGTCAACTCCCGCCAAGAACCTCATCAACGACCTGCTCCCGATCGAGCTTTTCGACCAGATCTTCAGCCATCTGACCCCCGCGCAGCAGTTTACTGCGATGACCACGTGCACCCACTGGTTCCAGATCCTGGGACACGACCGTTACCGACGCCGTCTTCTTCTGAATCCAACCACTCTGACCGACGATCTCTCCCCGGGCGATCTCCACTGGATGAAGCAGTTCCGGCTGATCGCGATCAGCGACTGTGGTCCGTTTGGGGGTTTCCCACATCTCTTGACGGAATTTGTGGACCAGGAGTTGCGCGATCACGTTGAGGATCTGCAGTTTGGTTTGGAGTGGATCGATTGGGAGGATTTCCTCCGGGATAGCCGGTGGCCGGCGTTGCGGACGTTGACGATCGAGGCACCTCGGATGGAGATTCCGGACGCCGGGGAGATGCGATTGATCGCGCCGAATTTGAGGAGGATCGAGGTGGCGGACGTGACGGAATCGGTTGCGGAGCTGGTGCAGGGATTTTGCGATCAGTTGGAGGAGGTTTGCACGGTGGTGCGGTCGATGAATGATTTTGAGTTTATATTTGGGACGAAGGTATTTGGGAGATTGCGGAGTGTTGCGCTGAAAACCAGCATGTGGAAGGATTCGGAGGTGTGGACGGATCGCGATCTAACGGAAGCGAATTTGAAGATGTTTAGCGGGTTGAGGCACTTGAAGGTGACGGATTGGGAGGAGAAGTTTAAGCCAGTGTTGCCAACGATTCTTGGCCAAACCACGGAGTTGGACACCTTGACCATCAAGGGTTGTGCGATATCCTGTACATCCGTAAGACAAATAAGCAAGATGAAGAACCTAAGAATGCTTAACCTGTCCTGCAAGGTTGAAGAAACAGCTCCGATATCGCTGCCATTGCTGCAAAAATTGACCACGTGTTacggggcagtgttgccagtagaAGTTGTGCCAAATTTGAATTGGATTCAGATCAAGAGCCTCACTTTGAGAGACACGAAG GTTGAACACGCCTTCCTTAAAGATCTGATGGATCAGATATGTACTTTGATCAATTTGAATGtgctaaaatttgttgaaattaaagTG ACTGATTCTGAAATATCAAGGCTTCTCTCAACACTCAAGAACCTGAGAACAATTCAATTTGAGCACTGCCTTCTGTTCAAGGATCGCGATTCTACCAAGAAAGAGGACATCCTGGATTGGTCAAAACAGCTGAAACATCAACACCCAAATATTGCCTTCGCGTTCACCAATTGCcgatatttgtaa
- the LOC120418125 gene encoding uncharacterized protein LOC120418125 isoform X1, with product MSTPAKNLINDLLPIELFDQIFSHLTPAQQFTAMTTCTHWFQILGHDRYRRRLLLNPTTLTDDLSPGDLHWMKQFRLIAISDCGPFGGFPHLLTEFVDQELRDHVEDLQFGLEWIDWEDFLRDSRWPALRTLTIEAPRMEIPDAGEMRLIAPNLRRIEVADVTESVAELVQGFCDQLEEVCTVVRSMNDFEFIFGTKVFGRLRSVALKTSMWKDSEVWTDRDLTEANLKMFSGLRHLKVTDWEEKFKPVLPTILGQTTELDTLTIKGCAISCTSVRQISKMKNLRMLNLSCKVEETAPISLPLLQKLTTCYGAVLPVEVVPNLNWIQIKSLTLRDTKVLPETYFKTISEKLEVLQVEHAFLKDLMDQICTLINLNVLKFVEIKVTDSEISRLLSTLKNLRTIQFEHCLLFKDRDSTKKEDILDWSKQLKHQHPNIAFAFTNCRYL from the exons ATGTCAACTCCCGCCAAGAACCTCATCAACGACCTGCTCCCGATCGAGCTTTTCGACCAGATCTTCAGCCATCTGACCCCCGCGCAGCAGTTTACTGCGATGACCACGTGCACCCACTGGTTCCAGATCCTGGGACACGACCGTTACCGACGCCGTCTTCTTCTGAATCCAACCACTCTGACCGACGATCTCTCCCCGGGCGATCTCCACTGGATGAAGCAGTTCCGGCTGATCGCGATCAGCGACTGTGGTCCGTTTGGGGGTTTCCCACATCTCTTGACGGAATTTGTGGACCAGGAGTTGCGCGATCACGTTGAGGATCTGCAGTTTGGTTTGGAGTGGATCGATTGGGAGGATTTCCTCCGGGATAGCCGGTGGCCGGCGTTGCGGACGTTGACGATCGAGGCACCTCGGATGGAGATTCCGGACGCCGGGGAGATGCGATTGATCGCGCCGAATTTGAGGAGGATCGAGGTGGCGGACGTGACGGAATCGGTTGCGGAGCTGGTGCAGGGATTTTGCGATCAGTTGGAGGAGGTTTGCACGGTGGTGCGGTCGATGAATGATTTTGAGTTTATATTTGGGACGAAGGTATTTGGGAGATTGCGGAGTGTTGCGCTGAAAACCAGCATGTGGAAGGATTCGGAGGTGTGGACGGATCGCGATCTAACGGAAGCGAATTTGAAGATGTTTAGCGGGTTGAGGCACTTGAAGGTGACGGATTGGGAGGAGAAGTTTAAGCCAGTGTTGCCAACGATTCTTGGCCAAACCACGGAGTTGGACACCTTGACCATCAAGGGTTGTGCGATATCCTGTACATCCGTAAGACAAATAAGCAAGATGAAGAACCTAAGAATGCTTAACCTGTCCTGCAAGGTTGAAGAAACAGCTCCGATATCGCTGCCATTGCTGCAAAAATTGACCACGTGTTacggggcagtgttgccagtagaAGTTGTGCCAAATTTGAATTGGATTCAGATCAAGAGCCTCACTTTGAGAGACACGAAGGTACTTCCCGAGACATACTTTAAGACAATCAGTGAGAAACTTGAAGTGTTACAGGTTGAACACGCCTTCCTTAAAGATCTGATGGATCAGATATGTACTTTGATCAATTTGAATGtgctaaaatttgttgaaattaaagTG ACTGATTCTGAAATATCAAGGCTTCTCTCAACACTCAAGAACCTGAGAACAATTCAATTTGAGCACTGCCTTCTGTTCAAGGATCGCGATTCTACCAAGAAAGAGGACATCCTGGATTGGTCAAAACAGCTGAAACATCAACACCCAAATATTGCCTTCGCGTTCACCAATTGCcgatatttgtaa
- the LOC120418139 gene encoding KH domain-containing protein 3-like isoform X4, which yields MKAFVVLSVALAIASCAAVEQEPSKKDKRGLWELADNHYGFDDYAHHHTKVHHHTKEIVTKHVDRPYPVEVIKHVDRPYPVEVVKKVPYPVDRPYPVEVIKHVDRPYPVEVVKHVDRPYPVEVVKKVPYPVEVIKHVDRPYPVEVIKHVDRPYPVEVVKKVPVVVEKKVHVDRPVPYPVEVVKKVPVHVDRPVPYPVEVIKHVDRPYPVEVVKKVPYPVEVIKHVDRPYPVEVVKKVHVDRPVPYPVDRPVHVDRPVPYPVEVVKKVPVHVDRPYPVEVVKKVPYPVVQKEFVEVPKPYAVHVEKSVPVLVEKNHHHHVEKHWDQY from the exons ATGAAG GCGTTTGTGGTGTTGTCGGTGGCCCTGGCCATCGCATCCTGTGCGGCAGTCGAGCAAGAACCGTCCAAGAAGGACAAGCGAGGCCTGTGGGAGCTCGCGGATAACCATTACGGGTTTGATGACTACGCGCATCATCACACCAAGGTGCATCACCACACCAAGGAGATCGTCACGAAGCACGTTGATCGACCGTATCCGGTTGAGGTGATCAAGCACGTAGACCGTCCTTACCCAGTTGAGGTCGTCAAGAAGGTCCCATACCCAGTTGACCGTCCATACCCAGTGGAAGTGATCAAGCACGTTGACCGTCCTTACCCAGTGGAGGTCGTGAAGCATGTTGACCGTCCCTACCCAGTGGAGGTCGTCAAGAAGGTCCCATATCCAGTGGAAGTGATCAAACACGTTGACCGTCCTTACCCAGTGGAAGTCATCAAGCATGTTGACCGTCCTTATCCAGTGGAGGTCGTCAAGAAGGTCCCAGTTGTTGTGGAGAAGAAGGTTCACGTTGACCGCCCCGTCCCATATCCAGTGGAGGTCGTGAAGAAGGTCCCAGTTCATGTCGATCGTCCTGTCCCATACCCAGTGGAAGTGATCAAGCACGTTGACCGTCCTTACCCAGTGGAGGTCGTCAAGAAGGTCCCATATCCAGTGGAAGTGATCAAGCATGTCGACCGACCATATCCGGTTGAGGTCGTTAAGAAGGTCCATGTTGACCGCCCTGTCCCGTACCCAGTTGATCGTCCAGTTCATGTGGATCGCCCTGTCCCATACCCAGTGGAG GTCGTGAAGAAGGTCCCAGTCCATGTTGATCGTCCGTACCCCGTGGAGGTCGTCAAGAAGGTCCCGTACCCGGTTGTCCAGAAGGAGTTCGTCGAAGTGCCCAAGCCTTACGCAGTTCATGTCGAGAAGTCCGTCCCAGTGCTCGTCGAGAAGAACCACCATCACCACGTCGAGAAGCACTGGGATCAGTACTGA
- the LOC120418139 gene encoding mantle protein-like isoform X2 — MKAFVVLSVALAIASCAAVEQEPSKKDKRGLWELADNHYGFDDYAHHHTKVHHHTKEIVTKHVDRPYPVEVVKKVPYPVDRPYPVEVIKHVDRPYPVEVVKHVDRPYPVEVVKKVPYPVEVIKHVDRPYPVEVIKHVDRPYPVEVVKKVPVVVEKKVHVDRPVPYPVEVVKKVPVHVDRPVPYPVEVIKHVDRPYPVEVVKKVPYPVEVIKHVDRPYPVEVVKKVHVDRPVPYPVDRPVHVDRPVPYPVEVVKKVPVHVDRPVPYPVEVVKKVPVHVDRPYPVEVVKKVPYPVVQKEFVEVPKPYAVHVEKSVPVLVEKNHHHHVEKHWDQY, encoded by the exons ATGAAG GCGTTTGTGGTGTTGTCGGTGGCCCTGGCCATCGCATCCTGTGCGGCAGTCGAGCAAGAACCGTCCAAGAAGGACAAGCGAGGCCTGTGGGAGCTCGCGGATAACCATTACGGGTTTGATGACTACGCGCATCATCACACCAAGGTGCATCACCACACCAAGGAGATCGTCACGAAGCACGTTGATCGACCGTATCCGGTTGAG GTCGTCAAGAAGGTCCCATACCCAGTTGACCGTCCATACCCAGTGGAAGTGATCAAGCACGTTGACCGTCCTTACCCAGTGGAGGTCGTGAAGCATGTTGACCGTCCCTACCCAGTGGAGGTCGTCAAGAAGGTCCCATATCCAGTGGAAGTGATCAAACACGTTGACCGTCCTTACCCAGTGGAAGTCATCAAGCATGTTGACCGTCCTTATCCAGTGGAGGTCGTCAAGAAGGTCCCAGTTGTTGTGGAGAAGAAGGTTCACGTTGACCGCCCCGTCCCATATCCAGTGGAGGTCGTGAAGAAGGTCCCAGTTCATGTCGATCGTCCTGTCCCATACCCAGTGGAAGTGATCAAGCACGTTGACCGTCCTTACCCAGTGGAGGTCGTCAAGAAGGTCCCATATCCAGTGGAAGTGATCAAGCATGTCGACCGACCATATCCGGTTGAGGTCGTTAAGAAGGTCCATGTTGACCGCCCTGTCCCGTACCCAGTTGATCGTCCAGTTCATGTGGATCGCCCTGTCCCATACCCAGTGGAGGTCGTGAAGAAGGTCCCAGTCCATGTTGACCGTCCCGTCCCATATCCAGTTGAGGTCGTGAAGAAGGTCCCAGTCCATGTTGATCGTCCGTACCCCGTGGAGGTCGTCAAGAAGGTCCCGTACCCGGTTGTCCAGAAGGAGTTCGTCGAAGTGCCCAAGCCTTACGCAGTTCATGTCGAGAAGTCCGTCCCAGTGCTCGTCGAGAAGAACCACCATCACCACGTCGAGAAGCACTGGGATCAGTACTGA
- the LOC120418139 gene encoding mantle protein-like isoform X3, giving the protein MKAFVVLSVALAIASCAAVEQEPSKKDKRGLWELADNHYGFDDYAHHHTKVHHHTKEIVTKHVDRPYPVEVIKHVDRPYPVEVVKKVPYPVDRPYPVEVIKHVDRPYPVEVVKKVPYPVEVIKHVDRPYPVEVIKHVDRPYPVEVVKKVPVVVEKKVHVDRPVPYPVEVVKKVPVHVDRPVPYPVEVIKHVDRPYPVEVVKKVPYPVEVIKHVDRPYPVEVVKKVHVDRPVPYPVDRPVHVDRPVPYPVEVVKKVPVHVDRPVPYPVEVVKKVPVHVDRPYPVEVVKKVPYPVVQKEFVEVPKPYAVHVEKSVPVLVEKNHHHHVEKHWDQY; this is encoded by the exons ATGAAG GCGTTTGTGGTGTTGTCGGTGGCCCTGGCCATCGCATCCTGTGCGGCAGTCGAGCAAGAACCGTCCAAGAAGGACAAGCGAGGCCTGTGGGAGCTCGCGGATAACCATTACGGGTTTGATGACTACGCGCATCATCACACCAAGGTGCATCACCACACCAAGGAGATCGTCACGAAGCACGTTGATCGACCGTATCCGGTTGAGGTGATCAAGCACGTAGACCGTCCTTACCCAGTTGAGGTCGTCAAGAAGGTCCCATACCCAGTTGACCGTCCATACCCAGTGGAAGTGATCAAGCACGTTGACCGTCCTTACCCAGTGGAG GTCGTCAAGAAGGTCCCATATCCAGTGGAAGTGATCAAACACGTTGACCGTCCTTACCCAGTGGAAGTCATCAAGCATGTTGACCGTCCTTATCCAGTGGAGGTCGTCAAGAAGGTCCCAGTTGTTGTGGAGAAGAAGGTTCACGTTGACCGCCCCGTCCCATATCCAGTGGAGGTCGTGAAGAAGGTCCCAGTTCATGTCGATCGTCCTGTCCCATACCCAGTGGAAGTGATCAAGCACGTTGACCGTCCTTACCCAGTGGAGGTCGTCAAGAAGGTCCCATATCCAGTGGAAGTGATCAAGCATGTCGACCGACCATATCCGGTTGAGGTCGTTAAGAAGGTCCATGTTGACCGCCCTGTCCCGTACCCAGTTGATCGTCCAGTTCATGTGGATCGCCCTGTCCCATACCCAGTGGAGGTCGTGAAGAAGGTCCCAGTCCATGTTGACCGTCCCGTCCCATATCCAGTTGAGGTCGTGAAGAAGGTCCCAGTCCATGTTGATCGTCCGTACCCCGTGGAGGTCGTCAAGAAGGTCCCGTACCCGGTTGTCCAGAAGGAGTTCGTCGAAGTGCCCAAGCCTTACGCAGTTCATGTCGAGAAGTCCGTCCCAGTGCTCGTCGAGAAGAACCACCATCACCACGTCGAGAAGCACTGGGATCAGTACTGA
- the LOC120418139 gene encoding KH domain-containing protein 3-like isoform X1 codes for MKAFVVLSVALAIASCAAVEQEPSKKDKRGLWELADNHYGFDDYAHHHTKVHHHTKEIVTKHVDRPYPVEVIKHVDRPYPVEVVKKVPYPVDRPYPVEVIKHVDRPYPVEVVKHVDRPYPVEVVKKVPYPVEVIKHVDRPYPVEVIKHVDRPYPVEVVKKVPVVVEKKVHVDRPVPYPVEVVKKVPVHVDRPVPYPVEVIKHVDRPYPVEVVKKVPYPVEVIKHVDRPYPVEVVKKVHVDRPVPYPVDRPVHVDRPVPYPVEVVKKVPVHVDRPVPYPVEVVKKVPVHVDRPYPVEVVKKVPYPVVQKEFVEVPKPYAVHVEKSVPVLVEKNHHHHVEKHWDQY; via the exons ATGAAG GCGTTTGTGGTGTTGTCGGTGGCCCTGGCCATCGCATCCTGTGCGGCAGTCGAGCAAGAACCGTCCAAGAAGGACAAGCGAGGCCTGTGGGAGCTCGCGGATAACCATTACGGGTTTGATGACTACGCGCATCATCACACCAAGGTGCATCACCACACCAAGGAGATCGTCACGAAGCACGTTGATCGACCGTATCCGGTTGAGGTGATCAAGCACGTAGACCGTCCTTACCCAGTTGAGGTCGTCAAGAAGGTCCCATACCCAGTTGACCGTCCATACCCAGTGGAAGTGATCAAGCACGTTGACCGTCCTTACCCAGTGGAGGTCGTGAAGCATGTTGACCGTCCCTACCCAGTGGAGGTCGTCAAGAAGGTCCCATATCCAGTGGAAGTGATCAAACACGTTGACCGTCCTTACCCAGTGGAAGTCATCAAGCATGTTGACCGTCCTTATCCAGTGGAGGTCGTCAAGAAGGTCCCAGTTGTTGTGGAGAAGAAGGTTCACGTTGACCGCCCCGTCCCATATCCAGTGGAGGTCGTGAAGAAGGTCCCAGTTCATGTCGATCGTCCTGTCCCATACCCAGTGGAAGTGATCAAGCACGTTGACCGTCCTTACCCAGTGGAGGTCGTCAAGAAGGTCCCATATCCAGTGGAAGTGATCAAGCATGTCGACCGACCATATCCGGTTGAGGTCGTTAAGAAGGTCCATGTTGACCGCCCTGTCCCGTACCCAGTTGATCGTCCAGTTCATGTGGATCGCCCTGTCCCATACCCAGTGGAGGTCGTGAAGAAGGTCCCAGTCCATGTTGACCGTCCCGTCCCATATCCAGTTGAGGTCGTGAAGAAGGTCCCAGTCCATGTTGATCGTCCGTACCCCGTGGAGGTCGTCAAGAAGGTCCCGTACCCGGTTGTCCAGAAGGAGTTCGTCGAAGTGCCCAAGCCTTACGCAGTTCATGTCGAGAAGTCCGTCCCAGTGCTCGTCGAGAAGAACCACCATCACCACGTCGAGAAGCACTGGGATCAGTACTGA